The following proteins are co-located in the Calliphora vicina chromosome 2, idCalVici1.1, whole genome shotgun sequence genome:
- the LOC135951023 gene encoding methionine aminopeptidase 1D, mitochondrial, with protein MKSLFLFKIANRQISQSFFKKRNDFGKCNPVLIGNVSQERVVPSNINVPDYYHQHMSPGSTFGEPEIKNSLQIKQMRESCRLAANILKSCQDIIKVGVTTDEIDRFVHDKIISAKAYPSPLRYAGFPKSICTSVNNVACHGIPDDRPLQDGDIINVDITVFLKGFHGDCSKTFIVGNVDERGHYLVKKTEECLLSCIRLCKPNVEFNNIGNFVHTFCKQSGLNTIPAFIGHGIGSYFHGPPEILHFKNKLPGKMLAGMTFTIEPILTLGGPDIEIQEDGWTAISVDGARSAQFEHTILITESSHEILTLPD; from the exons ATGAAatccttatttttatttaaaattgcaaaTCGACAAATAAGTCAAAGTTTTTTTAAGAAGAGAAA tgattttggAAAATGCAATCCCGTATTGATAGGAAATGTTTCACAGGAGCGAGTTGTTCCAAGCAATATAAATGTGCCAGATTATTACCACCAACATATGAGTCCCGGCAGCACCTTCGGAGAACcggaaataaaaaatagtttacaaattaaacaaatgcGAGAAAGTTGTAGATTAGCAGCCAATATACTTAAATCATGTCAGGATATAATTAAG GTTGGTGTCACTACCGACGAGATCGACAGATTTGTTCATGACAAAATTATTTCAGCAAAGGCATACCCGTCACCTCTTCGTTACGCCGGTTTTCCAAAATCGATATGCACATCTGTCAATAATGTTGCATGTCATGGCATACCTGATGATAGGCCGTTGCAAGATGGCGACATTATAAATGTTGATATAACAGTCTTCTTGAAGGGCTTTCACGGAGACTGCTCAAAGACTTTTATAGTGGGCAATGTGGATGAGCGAGGACACTACTTGGTTAAGAAAACTGAAGAGTGTCTTCTGAGCTGTATAAGATTATGTAAACCCAATGTGGAATTCAATAATATTGGAAACTTTGTACATACATTTTGTAAACAATCTGGTTTAAACACAATTCCCGCATTTATTGGTCATGGCATTGGAAGTTATTTTCATGGCCCCCCTGAAATATTACACTTCA aaaataaattgccgGGAAAGATGCTTGCTGGTATGACATTCACTATAGAACCTATATTAACATTGGGAGGACCTGATATTGAAATTCAAGAAGATGGTTGGACAGCAATAAGTGTTGATGGAGCAAGAAGTGCTCAATTTGAACATACCATTCTTATCACGGAATCTagtcatgaaattttaacactACCCGATTAA
- the Bug22 gene encoding cilia- and flagella-associated protein 20 — protein sequence MFKNTFQSGFLSILYSIGSKPLQIWDKKVRNGHIKRITDNDIQSLVLEIVGTNVSTTFITCPADPKKTLGIKLPFLVMIIKNMKKYFTFEVQVLDDKNVRRRFRASNYQSTTRVKPFICTMPMRLDEGWNQIQFNLSDFTRRAYGTNYVETLRVQIHANCRIRRVYFSDRLYSEDELPPEFKLFLPIQKPVQKTTAQAICS from the exons ATGTTTAAGAACACTTTCCAGTCTGGATTTTTATCAATATTATACAGCATTGGAAGTAAACCTCTGCAAATATGGGACAAAAAAGTAAGAAATGGCCACATTAAGCGTATCACAGACAACGACATACAAAGCTTAGTCCTCGAAATAGTTGGAACTAATGTGAGTACGACATTCATAACATGCCCGGCGgatccaaaaaaaactttgggtataaaattgccatttttggtaatgattataaaaaatatgaaaaaatatttcacatttGAAGTTCAG GTATTGGATGATAAAAACGTCAGGAGACGTTTTAGAGCAAGCAACTATCAGTCAACGACACGtgttaaaccatttatttgcaCAATGCCCATGCGATTAGATGAAGGGTGGAATCAAATTCAATTCAATCTATCTGATTTTACGAGAAGGGCGTATGGTACCAATTACGTCGAAACATTGAGAGTACAAATACATGCAAATTGCCGCATTCGGCGAGTTTATTTCTCCGATCGTCTTTATTCTGAAGATGAATTACCGCCagaatttaaattgtttctGCCAATTCAAAAACCGGTTCAAAAAACTACGGCCCAGGCTATTtgcagttaa